The proteins below are encoded in one region of Syngnathus acus chromosome 2, fSynAcu1.2, whole genome shotgun sequence:
- the slc13a3 gene encoding solute carrier family 13 member 3 has translation MSVVAKKLWCVHKALVLFITPLLFSPLLVTLPEKEGRCLYVVVLMATFWCSEALPLAITAMLPICLFPTLGIIPSQKLCPQYFLETNFLFLSGLVLASSIEEWGLHRRIALKVLTVVGVKPAWLILGMMTTSSFLSMWLSNTATTAMMLPIANAILETLFGDLESLKRKCMPHAPEDCKRDVARGPSIKMRSLPSVASEKQKLSLEGSGAAAEENDARTAEEMRSESEYQMSVWKGFLVCIPYAASIGGTATLTGTAPNLILIGQLKSYFPECDLINFGSWFAFAFPLMLVFLLLGWLWIAFLHGGLRARSKQQQRAEEEARARALVEEDYRKLGPLNFAEGAVSFFFTAYAVLLFTRDPKFVTGWSALFKKGYVSDAVTGVIIVSVLFFFPSQKPSLSWWLDPKASNAPYVPLLSWKKAQEAVPWNIILLLGGGFAMAQACEESGLASWMGGHLRPLAKVPPAAAMMLITAFVACFTEFASNTATIIIFLPVIAELAFHASVNPLYFMIPATVGSSYAFMLPVATPPNSIAFASGHLLVKDMVKTGFVMNILGLLSVALAINTWGLAMFQLDAYPDWARPLNRSAAYMSNATL, from the exons ATGTCTGTTGTGGCCAAGAAGTTGTGGTGCGTTCACAAAGCGCTGGTGCTCTTCATCACGCCACTGCTTTTTTCGCCTTTACTTGTGACCTTGCCAGaaaag GAAGGAAGATGTCTTTATGTGGTGGTGCTGATGGCCACCTTTTGGTGCTCGGAGGCCCTCCCGCTTGCCATCACCGCCATGCTACCCATCTGCCTCTTTCCCACGCTGGGGATCATCCCGTCCCAAAAACTCTGCCCTCAGTACTTCCTGGAAACCAACTTCCTCTTCTTAAGCGGCCTGGTGCTGGCGTCCTCCATTGAGGAGTGGGGCCTCCATCGCAGAATAGCGCTGAAGGTCCTCACCGTCGTGGGGGTCAAACCAGCCTG GCTGATACTGGGCATGATGACCACCTCGTCCTTCCTGTCCATGTGGCTGAGCAACACGGCCACCACGGCCATGATGCTCCCCATTGCCAACGCCATCCTGGAGACTCTCTTCGGGGATCTGGAGAGCCTAAAGCGGAAATGCATGCCGCACGCGCCAGAGGATTGCAAGCGCGACGTGGCCCGTG GTCCATCAATTAAGATGCGTTCTCTGCCCTCGGTGGCCTCAGAGAAGCAAAAATTGTCACTTGAGGG TTCGGGCGCGGCCGCGGAGGAGAACGACGCCAGGACAGCCGAGGAGATGCGCTCCGAGTCGGAGTATCAGATGAGCGTGTGGAAAGGCTTTCTGGTGTGCATTCCTTACGCCGCCAGTATTGGAGGAACGGCCACGCTGACGGGAACCGCGCCCAACCTCATCCTGATTGGACAGCTCAAAAG CTATTTTCCCGAGTGCGATCTCATCAACTTTGGCTCGTGGTTTGCATTTGCCTTCCCGCTCATGTTGGTCTTCCTGCTTTTGGGATGGCTGTGGATCGCGTTCCTCCACGGGGGACTGCGCGCACG CTccaagcagcagcagagaGCCGAAGAAGAGGCCCGAGCTCGGGCTCTGGTGGAAGAGGACTACCGGAAACTGGGACCCTTAAA TTTTGCCGAGGGGGCCGTCTCCTTCTTTTTTACCGCCTATGCTGTTCTCTTGTTCACGAGGGATCCCAAATTTGTCACCGGCTGGTCTGCGCTTTTCAAGAAGGG CTATGTGTCGGACGCTGTCACCGGTGTGATCATCGTGTccgtcttgtttttcttcccctcgCAGAAACCTTCTCTTAGCTGGTGGTTGGACCCCAAAG CTTCAAACGCGCCCTACGTTCCTCTCCTTTCGTGGAAGAAAGCCCAGGAGGCCGTTCCGTGGAATATCATTCTGTTGCTGGGAGGCGGCTTCGCCATGGCCCAGGCCTGTGAG GAGTCTGGACTGGCCTCCTGGATGGGAGGCCACCTTCGGCCTTTGGCCAAGGTCCCGCCTGCTGCGGCCATGATGCTGATCACAGCTTTCGTGGCCTGTTTCACCGAGTTTGCCAGCAACACGgccaccatcatcatcttttTGCCCGTTATCGCCGAACTG GCCTTCCACGCGAGCGTGAACCCCCTGTACTTCATGATCCCCGCCACGGTCGGGAGCTCGTACGCTTTCATGCTGCCCGTGGCCACGCCGCCCAACTCCATCGCCTTCGCCTCCGGTCACCTTCTGGTCAAAGACATG GTGAAAACTGGCTTTGTCATGAACATCCTGGGTCTGCTGTCCGTGGCGCTGGCCATCAACACGTGGGGCCTGGCCATGTTCCAGCTGGACGCCTACCCCGACTGGGCTCGCCCTCTCAACCGCTCTGCCGCCTACATGTCAAATGCCACGCTCTGA